Proteins encoded together in one Psychrobacter sanguinis window:
- a CDS encoding alpha/beta fold hydrolase, with translation MQNPALSRHEWYPSPISDLMQQAIIPVSDEIELCVEVGGNPNNPPLLLVMGLGSQLIFWPESFIKRLIEAGFFVIRFDNRDIGLSTKISRKDLPKVNTIAAMMKLQFGLDNSKTPVPYRIDDMADDTAGLIRALGFRQVQVLGASMGGIIGQVLAAKYPHLVNRLALIFSTHNKPLLAPPRPKQLYSLIKRPNSYEEEDIVKHGQWFIRTIGSQGHIDEEAVAEVARLRYRRCFYPIGSLQQLKAILMTGSIHPYSREVKAPTLVMHGSHDGLLPPSHGKAVANDIPNARFKLIKGMSHDLPEYFQPFIVSQLKKHMLDKD, from the coding sequence ATGCAAAACCCTGCTCTGTCACGACATGAATGGTACCCGTCTCCAATTTCAGACTTAATGCAACAAGCCATTATCCCGGTCTCTGATGAGATTGAACTCTGCGTGGAGGTCGGGGGTAATCCTAATAATCCACCGTTATTATTGGTAATGGGCTTAGGATCACAGCTTATTTTTTGGCCTGAAAGTTTTATTAAACGTCTTATTGAGGCTGGATTCTTTGTAATTCGCTTTGATAACCGTGATATCGGTCTTTCTACCAAAATATCGCGTAAAGATTTACCCAAAGTGAACACTATCGCCGCCATGATGAAGCTGCAGTTTGGTCTCGATAACTCAAAGACGCCTGTTCCTTATCGTATTGATGATATGGCAGATGATACGGCCGGCTTAATTCGGGCCTTAGGCTTTCGTCAAGTGCAAGTACTAGGGGCTTCTATGGGCGGCATTATTGGGCAGGTATTGGCCGCCAAATATCCACACTTGGTCAATCGCCTTGCGCTGATATTCTCTACTCATAATAAGCCTTTATTAGCGCCCCCTCGCCCCAAACAACTTTACTCTTTGATCAAACGTCCTAATAGCTATGAAGAGGAAGACATTGTTAAACACGGTCAATGGTTTATCAGGACTATAGGCTCACAGGGCCATATTGATGAAGAAGCAGTCGCCGAAGTTGCCAGACTAAGATACAGACGCTGCTTTTATCCTATTGGTTCGCTGCAACAGCTCAAAGCCATTTTGATGACTGGCTCTATCCACCCGTACAGCAGAGAAGTCAAAGCACCCACTTTAGTGATGCATGGTAGCCATGATGGGTTATTGCCACCCTCTCACGGCAAAGCAGTGGCCAATGATATTCCAAATGCCCGCTTTAAGCTCATCAAAGGTATGTCACACGATTTACCTGAGTATTTTCAGCCTTTCATTGTCTCTCAGCTGAAAAAACATATGTTAGACAAAGATTAA
- a CDS encoding rubredoxin — MKKWECIVCGWIYDEELGCPEEGIEPCTKWEDIPDDWTCPECGVGKLDFEMLEI; from the coding sequence ATGTATCGTTTGTGGCTGGATTTATGACGAAGAATTAGGCTGCCCAGAAGAAGGTATCGAGCCATGTACTAAATGGGAAGATATCCCTGATGATTGGACTTGCCCTGAATGTGGTGTTGGAAAATTAGATTTTGAAATGCTTGAAATTTAG